A region of Mugil cephalus isolate CIBA_MC_2020 chromosome 3, CIBA_Mcephalus_1.1, whole genome shotgun sequence DNA encodes the following proteins:
- the rpl12 gene encoding 60S ribosomal protein L12 isoform X1 — MPPKFDPNETKIVYMRCTGGEVGATSALAPKIGPLGLSPKKVGDDIAKATGDWKGLRITVKLTIQNRQAAIEVVPSASALIIKALKEPPRDRKKVKNIKHSGSVTFDEIVGIARVMRPRSIARELSGTVKEILGTAQSVGCTIDGRPPHDVIDDINSGKVECPSE; from the exons ATGCCTCCTAAGTTCGACCCCAACGAGACAAAGATTG TGTACATGAGGTGCACAGGAGGAGAAGTCGGCGCCACCTCAGCCCTGGCCCCCAAGATCGGACCCCTGGGTCTG TCTCCCAAGAAAGTGGGTGACGACATCGCCAAGGCAACCGGAGACTGGAAGGGTCTGAGGATCACCGTGAAGCTGACCATCCAGAACAGGCAGGCAGCG ATCGAGGTCGTCCCCTCGGCCTCCGCTCTGATCATCAAAGCTCTGAAGGAGCCGCCGCGTGACAGGAAGAAGGTCAAGAACA TCAAACACAGCGGCAGCGTCACCTTCGACGAGATCGTCGGCATCGCTCGTGTTATGAGGCCTCGCTCCATCGCCAGAGAACTCTCCG GAACCGTGAAGGAGATTCTGGGAACCGCTCAGTCCGTCGGCTGCACCATCGATGGACGTCCTCCTCACGACGTCATCGACGACATCAACAGTGGAAAAGTGGAGTGTCCGTCTGAGTAA
- the rpl12 gene encoding 60S ribosomal protein L12 isoform X2, which produces MRCTGGEVGATSALAPKIGPLGLSPKKVGDDIAKATGDWKGLRITVKLTIQNRQAAIEVVPSASALIIKALKEPPRDRKKVKNIKHSGSVTFDEIVGIARVMRPRSIARELSGTVKEILGTAQSVGCTIDGRPPHDVIDDINSGKVECPSE; this is translated from the exons ATGAGGTGCACAGGAGGAGAAGTCGGCGCCACCTCAGCCCTGGCCCCCAAGATCGGACCCCTGGGTCTG TCTCCCAAGAAAGTGGGTGACGACATCGCCAAGGCAACCGGAGACTGGAAGGGTCTGAGGATCACCGTGAAGCTGACCATCCAGAACAGGCAGGCAGCG ATCGAGGTCGTCCCCTCGGCCTCCGCTCTGATCATCAAAGCTCTGAAGGAGCCGCCGCGTGACAGGAAGAAGGTCAAGAACA TCAAACACAGCGGCAGCGTCACCTTCGACGAGATCGTCGGCATCGCTCGTGTTATGAGGCCTCGCTCCATCGCCAGAGAACTCTCCG GAACCGTGAAGGAGATTCTGGGAACCGCTCAGTCCGTCGGCTGCACCATCGATGGACGTCCTCCTCACGACGTCATCGACGACATCAACAGTGGAAAAGTGGAGTGTCCGTCTGAGTAA
- the pole3 gene encoding DNA polymerase epsilon subunit 3, whose product MAERPEDLNLPNAVITRIIKEALPDGVNVSKEARRAISQAASVFVLYATSCANNFAMKAKRKTLNAGDVLAAMEEMEFERFLEPLREALEVYKKGQKGKKEVSEQRRKDKEKKVDSENDKSREEEEEEEDEEEEEEQEEQQRMEEENQAENDAEEEEVEN is encoded by the exons ATGGCGGAGAGGCCAGAAGACCTGAACCTTCCCAATGCGGTCATCACTCGCATCATCAAAGAGGCG CTCCCAGATGGCGTGAACGTGTCTAAAGAAGCAAGAAGAGCCATTTCCCAGGCGGCCAGCGTCTTTGTGTTGTACGCAACGTCCTG CGCCAATAACTTCGCCATGAAGGCCAAAAGGAAGACGCTGAATGCTGGAGACGTGCTGGCCGccatggaggagatggagttCGAACGTTTCCTGGAGCCGCTCAGAGAAGCTCTGGAAG TTTACAAAAAGGGCCagaaggggaagaaggaagTTTCTGAGCAGAGAcgcaaagacaaagagaagaaagtCGACTCTGAGAACGACAAGAgccgagaggaggaggaggaagaggaggacgaggaggaggaggaggagcaggaggagcagcagcgcatggaggaggagaaccaaGCTGAGAACgatgctgaggaggaggaggtggagaactGA